Within the Rhizobium grahamii genome, the region TCCTGCACCGTCTTCGATGAGGCGCGAAATCGTGCTGCGTCCCAGTTCGCTCATGATGTGGTTCGTGCCCTCGTAGTACCAGACCAGACCCATCGCCTGCACGAATGCCCATGCAGCACCTCGCCGCCATTCAAGATCGTCGGTTTGCAGAGCCTCGCGAAAGATAGCTCGCGTCTCCCGATCGAGCAGATGCCATCCGGCGACGAGATCGAGCGACGGATCGGCGGGAGCAAAATCTCCGGTGTCGAGCACTCCAACCAACCTCTCTCCCTCAACCAGTAGATTCGAAGGAATAAGGTCCTTATGGCTCATCACCTCCCGACCTGAAGACGGCAATTCGCGAAGCCCACTCCACATGCGGCGCAGTCGTTCAACATCCAGAAGGTGCCGGCTCTTTGAGAAACACACTTCCATCCACCCGTCATGGGCGGCGAGAGCGCCGCCTCTACCTTGGCCGTCGAACGTCCGCCCATTGAGATCGGTCGTGCGAAGTTCGGCGATCAGCCGACAAAGGTCGAGTGCAAAAACGGATGAGTTGGCTAGCGCGGTCGGCGTGGCGACTTGCCCGTCGATCCACGTCTGCACGAGCCATGGCAGCGGATACCCAGAACCGGGCCGCCCGACACCGACCGGCTGCGGACTTGGAGAGGGGCAACATTTGTGAAACTCCGCGCTCCGCTTGGTTTCTGTTTCCAGCATCCGGGCACATTCGGCGGGGTCCATCATCCGCAAGGGAAAGCGAGCCGCGTGCCGATCGCCAATTCGGAAGATCGCGTTTACGGTGCCCGCCGTGTCCAGTTCGATGATCTCTTCGGCTCGAAACTGCGGGAACTGATCAGCAATGAGGTCACGCGCGTGTCCGGCATTGATGTTTATCTGATCACTGTGCATCCGCGGCTCTTTTCAGTCTGACTTGCTGTCCAACCGACAACTTTCACAGCCATATCCAGATTTCTCTTAAGATGTGCCAACGTTGCCCCATGCGCCAAAGCCTAAGGCTCAAACCCTGGAATAGCGCTGCACGACGTCCTCGGAAGACCACCTTGCCGCGTTATCTCGAAAATCTATCGATAATGGCTATCAGCACAAAGGCGGAAACCGATAGGCCCATACTGCCGAACATTGCTGCTCGCAGCCGCTTGAGTCGACTATCAATGAAGAAAGACGTGGCACGAGAGAATTGGCGCCCCTTACGCTCTCCCCAAGGAAGGCTACCCTCCCCCGCAAGGGTTGAAAGTGATTTGGTGTGCCTGAGTATAAGGGCATTAGTGATGATGCCACTTATCACGCCCAGGGCGACAAGAACCATCAGAACGCAGAGGAGCATTTGAATGGCGGGCGTTTGTTCTTCTAAGCGCATGATAGTGCCACCTCATCGGAAAACATCTGAGCATTGCAACTTTTTGACTAAGCCACAACCACCAAGCTGCTGTCTCCAATTGATGCAAAGCGGTCGGCCAGCGGCGCAATGCCAAGGAGGCATCGCGAACGATGCCTCCCCTACTATGCGGTGACCGCCAGGCCCCGACTACCCGCCACCAACTCCGCCTTGCCGCAGCCGCGACAGATATTCCGAACGGTCGAACGGATTGGCACTCACACGGGCTCGCGTCGGTCGTGTTCCCGGGAGTGAAGCATGGTGATCGAAGGCGGTTTCCATGACGCCCGCACCACTTGAAAGCCCCGGCAATTGCTGGCGGATGCCTTGCACTCTGGCCGAGGGCATCACCCCCTCCAGCCGGGCGATGCTGCCATCGATCCCGGTTGCCTGCACCGCCGCTCCCGACTTCGACAAAATCACATGGAGTGCCGGGAGCGCAGCAACCGGAACCTCGAGCTGAAATCGCTCGAACGGTTCGCAAATAACCGTCCCCGCCCCGACAAGAGCGGTGGCCAGCACAAGCGGCGTCAGGCCGCGAAAATCGGCTGCCGTGCTTGAAGGCGAGCTGTGCTTCAAGGCGGTGACCGCCACATGGCAATCGATCACATGCCAGCCGGACAAGCCTGCCTTCAGTGTTTCCGACACCGCCTCCTCGACAGCGCGGTAGAAACTGACGGGCATCTGCCCGACATCCACTTCCAGTGCGAAGGTGTTGCCGGAGCCTTCCGGCCTCGGCTCGATGCGCAGGCCGACAGTGGCCAGGAATGGGTTGGGCTCCTTGAAGATGACCTCGATCCCTTCCCCGATGCCCACAGGTCGTTCAACATGGATGACAGTGCTTTCCTCGAATCGCGCGTCCACGCCGAAATCGTGCAGCAGCGTCGCCTGGATCACCTCCTTCTGTACCTCCCCATAAAGCGAAAGAAACATGTCGCTGGCATCGGCGCTGGTGCGCAGATTGATCAGCGGGTCCTGCTCTGACAATTGCTGCAGGGCAGTCCAGAGCGCGCCGTTTTCGGATGGCTTGGCGGAAAGGATGCGCGTTTCCAGAGTTGGAGCGGCAAACTGCGGCTCATGCGGCCGCCCGCCTGCCGTTCCGAACCGATCCCCGACCCTCGCTGCCGGCAACCCGCTGACCTTGACGATCTGGCCCGCGTGCGCCTCCCCCTGCTTCCTCAGCGCACCGTCATCGAAGACCTGAATGCGCGTGACCTTGCCGACACCGCCAGGCAATTCGATCTGGCCTCGCTCCAGGAGCGTCCCGGCGGTCAGGTTGAGATAGGCGATCTTCTCACCGCCCCATCCTCGCTCGATCTTGAAAACGCTGCCGGCAAGCGGAGCTTCGATATTCGGCATTCGGCACGGCAGCATGTGTTCCATGGCGTTTATCAGGTCAGCGATACCTTCGCCGGTCATCGCCACTCCACAATATGCCGGGTGCAGGAGACCCGCGGCCACTTGATCCGCAAGTGCGGAACGAAGCCGACTGCTGTCGATCCCGTCGGACGCCAGAACATAATCTTCCAGCAGCGCATCGTCATGGGCTGCGAGCCCCTCGCAGATCGTCGAGAGACCGGGATCGCGGCTGAGATCAACAGGCGTGACGACCGCATTCCTGCTACCCGCATTGCGCACGCTCGACATTGCGAGCGTGCGGGTTCCGAGCTTGCTTTCGATATCGGTAAGCAGCTCCTCATAGCGGGCACCCGCTCGATCGATCTTGTTGATGAAAAACACGAACGGGATAGCGAGCCGCTTCAAAGCCCGCACCAGCACGCGGGTTTGCGCCTGCACGCCCTCCACCGCGGAAACGACGACGACCGCGGCGTCGAGCATTCGCAGCACGCGCTCGACTTCGGCGATGAAATCCGGATGTCCGGGCGTGTCGATCAGGTTGACAGCGAGGTCGCCGATCCGAAACGACACGACGGCCGCGGCAATCGTGATTCCGCGCTGCCGCTCGAGCTCAAGGCTGTCGGTCTGCGTGTTGCCGTCATCGACGCTGCCAAGTCTGGCGATCGCGCCGGTATCGAAGAGGAGCCGTTCTGTGAGGCTAGTTTTCCCCGCATCCACATGGGCCAGAATGCCCAGGTTCAAAATACGCATATCCAATCATCTTCTCAAAATTTCCGTTCTGGGTTTCTTGAGAAGGGACTCGGCGCATTGGGACCTCACTGGATGGAGAGATACTGACTGCCTCTCATGGAGGCGCAGCCGTATCAATGTAATTTGCAGATCTTGGAAACGTCAAGCTTGGATAAATAGCCGCATCTGGATGCCGACGCGGCCCGTTTTCAGTTCGAATGTCCCTCGACGGGCGATGTCGGCCGTCGGCCCAAAAGCGGCGGAGAAGTGTGCGCCCGCCGCGCACCAGCGGCCTTTCAGCGTCGAAGCTCATCCGCTCGCTCTGACGTAAATCAGAGCGACAACGCCCGAGCCCAGAGGGCGGATGGCCGACGGCATCAGCCGTCGGCGTGGATGATGTCCGCTTCGCGTTCCAGGTAACGCTGATCGATACTGGGAAGGGGCTCCCCGTCGATCGCGGCTTCGAAGGTGCGCAAGCGCTTGTAGATCGACAGCAGCTCGACAATCGTCGTCCAGGAATTGACGAGATACTGGAACGACTCCCGCACCTGCCCGAAGACGTTCTGGATCTGGCTCATCACGCCGAGCGTCAGCTTGCCAGCCACGATTGACGGCACGAGGACGAAGGTGCCGAACAGATTGTCCGCCTGCAGGTAGAAGATGCGGGCGACGTTGAAATACATGTAGTGGAAATAGAGGCGGAAATAGTTGCGCCGGACGTTGGCGAACAGCTGCGCCACCGTGATCGGATCCGCACGATCGTCATGGTCTTCGCCGTAGACCAGTTCCTTGCGGTAGGCCGCCTCGACGCGCTGATTGCGGAATTCGAGGCCCGGCAGCTTGATCCCGACGGCCGCCAGAAACACCGTTCCGAACAGCGACCAGCAAATCGCCGCCCAGACGAGCGCATGCGGCACCTCGCCGATGAGCGGCAGCTCCGTCACCGTGCTGGAGAACTTGAACAGCACGGGCAGGAACGCGATCAGCGTCATGATCGAGCTTACCAGGTTGACGCCGAGGCTTTCGACCGTCGTCGAAAACCGCATCGTATCTTCCTGGACGCGCTGCGAAGCACCTTCGATATGTCGCAGCTTTGGCCAGTAGGACATATAGAACTCGTTCATCGCCGTGCGCCAGCGGAAGATATAGTGGCTGACGAAGAACAGGTTCAGCACGCCGACGGTGATCGCAACGAAGGCGATCCCCGCAAAGCCTGTCATGCCCCAATAGAGATCGGCAGCTGTCGGGATCGGCTCCTGGCGCGCCAACGCCCGCTGGATCATGTCATAGAAAGGTCCGTACCACGCATTGATCGCGACGCTCACCTGCACCGAGAAATAGGTGTTGAAGATGATCAGCGCCGAGCCGAGCACCGACCACATCTGCCAGCGATGCGGGCTGTAGGTAAACCAGAAGCCCGCAAACAGGGCGACGAAGACGATGTAGTAGATATAGAACCACAGGAACGGCTTCGACCAGAAAACGGAAACGCCGATCGGCGCCTCCTGCCCTGCCGGCAGCGGCGGCAGCCCGATCACCGCACCGAGGCCGGAGCCTCCGAAGTACCACAAGAGGACGCCGAGCAACGCCCAGATGACGGCAGAGATGAAGAACAGTTTCGGCTTCGGGAAAAAGGATAGAAACACGGGAGGGATGGCTTTCCTGAACGGGTGTCTTCGGAAGCTCTATAAAGAGCGATTGCGCCGGAAACTAAGGCAGTTCGCGAAGGGCGGCAATGGCCTCACCACATTCTAACGCAATTGTAACCGCTTACAGGCGTTTATTACCAAACGGAAATAATTTTAGGAAAGTTTCCGGGCCACGGGAATGACCAGCGCCGCGCAGATGACGAGGGCCGCAGCCGCGACATAGGTCGGCGCGACGAAGCTGCCTGTGCGCTCCGCCAGGGAGCCGGCAACCACGGGACCGACGATCTGCCCGAGCCCGAAGGCCGCCGTCATCGTTGCGAAAGCCCGGCGCGGACTTGCCGGCACCAGTCTACGCCCGACCTGCAAGCCGTAGGCCGTGATCGCCAGGAAGGTGGCGCCGAACAGCGCCCCGCCGATCATCGGCGCCACGGAGTGCGGCAACACGACGGTCGCCAGCACGCCGACGGCCTCCATCAGCAGCGCCGTAACGTAGATCCAGCCAAGCCCGAGCGGCCTGACCAGCGGCTTCCACAGAAACAGCGCGACCGCCGCCGTCAGCCCGGCAATGAACCAGGACAGGAATTCGACGACAGCGCCGGCCGCCGCCATGCGGGCGATGGTCACGAGAAAGGTGGCGGTGATGACATAGCCAAAACCGAACAAGCCGTAGGACAAGGTCACGAGCAGCATCGGGCGGCTCCAGACGATCGCCGGCTCCTTTCCGGTCTGCCCACCGCCCATCGGTCCCGACGGCAGGAGCAGCCAGACGATCCCGAGGCTGATCGCCGAATAGATCGCCCCACCGATCCAGTCGATCCGCCATGCGTCCGGGCCGCCGTGATAGACGAGGCCAACGAGGAAGACCATGACCGACGACAGGGCAATCCCCGCGCCCGGCCCGCCGAAATGCGCTGATTGCACGTGATCGTTGCCGGCAGCCGCACCGTGGCTAAGCACGATGGAGGAGGTGAAGATCATCGCGAAGGCGCTGGCGAGACCGGCCAGAAAACGGATAGCGGCAAACAGCATCACCGAATTTGTCGCCGCCATCGCGGCCAAGAGGATGGCGTTGGCCGCGAGCGCCGCAAGCGCGATGCTGCGCTCACGCCCCTGCGCCCATCCGTAGGCGGCAAGCACGGCGCCGGCGAGATAGCCGACGAAATTCGCCGATGCGATGAACCCCGCGTCGGCCGACGACAGCGGAACGCCGCTCATCATGCCTGGCAGGATCGGCGTGTATGAAAACCGCCCGAATCCCATCGCTGCCGCCATGGCGATCGCGCCGGCGAGAGCAGTCCGAAAGAGATGTGGGGGGAGGTATCGTTGCGTGCGAGCATCCGCCGCTTATCGCGCCGCCTAGCGGTACGGACAAGCGAGATTTTCTGATCGACCCATCAAATGCGCTGACATTCTTCCCCCTCTTGAAATCGATTATCTTACGATATATGTTTTAAGACATAGTGAAAGATACATCTAAGGAGTGACATATGAGAGGTTTCAGAGGTGGCATGATGGGCGGCGGCGGTTTCCGCATGGGCCGCAAGTTTGCAGCGGGTGATCTTCAACTGGTGATTCTCGCGCTGCTTTCCGAGCAACCGCGCCACGGATACGAGTTGATCAAGCTGCTGGAAGAGCGCTCGGGCGGCTTCTATGTTCCGAGCCCCGGCGTGATCTATCCGGCGCTGACCTATCTCGAAGAGACCGGCCTTGCCGACGTCGAGACGGAGGGCACCAAGAAACTCTACAGCATCACAGAAAGTGGCCGGAAACTCGTCGAGGAAAACCAGTCGATGCTGGAGATGACACTAGGAAAGCTGGAGAAGATCGGCGCGAAGATGGCTCACGTGCGGCGGATCTTCGATCCCGAGAGCCGCGGCAGCGAACGCGAAGAAGACCCGTTCCCGGACGACCGGAGCGAAGTCAGTGCAGCGCGCATGCTGCTGAAGTCGGCGCTACGGCTGCGCCATCCCTGGTCGAAGGAAGAAGCCAAGCGCATTGCCGGCATCCTCGAGCGGGCCGCAGCCGAAATCCTGCAGGGCGGTCAGCGCGACGTTTCCTGATTGGGAGACTTCTCCTGATCCCCGGCTCCGACGATCAGAGGAGCGCCATGATCCTTGCGACACTATCCTCAACCGTCGATACCGCGGTATCGATACGCAGATGCGGGTGTTCCCAAGGCTCATAGTGAAGCACACTGATCTCCACCCATGTGGGCGGGATCAACCCCTCGACCGTCGGCGGCCGCGTCTCGGCGCGATGGCGATGCGTCTCCGGGTCGGAGCAGACGACCTCGATCTCGACAAATCCCGTATTGGCTTCAGCCGCAACGGCCCGGAAGGCGGCACGGGTGATTTCGATCGGGTTCACCGTGTCGGCAACGACAGCATTACCAAGCTGGAGATTGTCGGCGGCGACACGATAGAGCGCCACATATCCAGCCGGGCCGACGTCGAACCCGGCGCGAGCGCGGCGGCTGAACGCACGGCCTGCTCCATGGAATCCACCCTGAGATAAACGGCCTTCATTCGCGCTGCGAGGCTTTGCGCGATCGTGCTTTTGCCGGCGCCAGGCAACCCGCCGAAAATGATGAACATGCGAAAACCTCATCCTTGAGGGAAGCATCCTATCCGGACCTCTCTCCCGCGTCCTCCACAATGATCCTTTCGACGCGTTCTTGCGTATGAACAAAGTCGAGGAGTGGCGGGAGACCTTCGAACAGCGCTTACGCGCTTGCCTTCACAGAACGTTTGAGACCTTGAGATGGATGCCAGCGACCTCCCCCGGCGTGCATCTCGAAGGCAGGGTCCTGCACCCGAGACACAGGACCCTGCCTTTTTCGATCAGGAAGCGCCATCAGGCAAGGTCAGGATCAGTGGCCCGTTGCGGGTCGCGACAACTGTATGTTCATACTGCACCGTCGGTGCCTGCGGATCCGAGTAGAGCGTCCATGCATCGTCACCGCCCTCGGCCCATGTGGCCCCGAGCGACAGGAAAGGCTCGACGGTGAACACCAGCCCTTCCGACATCATCCGCTTTTCCGAGGGGTCAGGCCAGGTCGACAGTTCGCCCGGCTCTTCATGCAAGGAGCGTCCGACACCGTGGCTCGCCAGGTTGGCCACCAGCGTATAGCGGTTCTTGACAGCGAAGGCGCCGATCGCCTGGCCGATTTTGGCAAGTGGTTCACCGGCCTTGATCTGGTTGAGCCCGATCCAGAGCGCGCGCTTGCCGTCGCGGCAGAGCTTTTCCATCTTCGGCTTATGCGGCGGCACGCTGAACGAGGCGCCGGTATCCGAAAAGAAACCGTCCTTTTCAGCGGAGACGTCGATGTTGACGAGATCCCCAGGCCGGATGATCCGCGAGCCCGGTATGCCGTGCGCAACCTCTTCGTTGACGCTGATGCAGGTTGCGCCGGGAAACTGGTAGCAGAACTCGGGCGCCGAGCGCGCACCGGCATCTTCCAGCACCTTGCGACCGATCCTGTCGAGTTCTTCCGTGGTGATACCGGGCTCGAGAGCCGCTGCCATGACCTGCATCGCATTGGCGCAGATACGGCCGATTTCCTTGAGTTTCAGGAGTTCGTCTTCATTCTCTACGATCATCGATCCGCTCCCGGCCCTGCGGCCGGAGGGCCGGCTCTCGTAAAATCACAACACGATGACGGGAGAAATCCAACTCATCCTTTACGGCATCATGCTCTCGCTTTAGGCGGAGGCTTTCGCGCCTTCGCCGCTTTCAGTCAATGCCTTTCTGACGATCGGCGCGACTTTCGTTCCGTAGAGTTCGATGCCGCGCATGATCTGCGCATGCGGCATCAATCCGATCGCCATCTGCAGCAGGAAACGATCGTTCTTGAACAGGCGATGATGCGCGATGATCTTCTCCGCGACGAGCTCGGGATCGCCGACGAACAGCGCGCCGTTCGGTCCGCGAGACATATCGAAATGGGCGCGTGTGGTCGCGCCCCAGCCGCGCTCGCGGCCGATACGGTTCATAACCTCGGCCTGCGGCCCGTAGAACTGGTCGGCCGCCGCATCGGTCGTGTCGGCAATGAAGCCGTGCACGTTGATGCTGGTCTTGAGCTTTGCGGCGTCCTGCCCGGCGCGGCGCGCGGCCTCCCGATAGAGATCGAAGAGAGGCGCGAAACGGCGTGGCTCGCCGCCGATGATCGCGAGCGCCACCGGAAGCCCCATGGCCCCTGCCCGCGCGACCGACTGAGGCGTTCCGCCGACAGCGATCCAGAGCGGCAACGGATCCTGGAACGGCCGCGGATAGACGCCACGCCCATTGATCGGCGCGTGCATCTCGCCAGACCACGTCACGACTTCCTGGCTACGCAGCGCCATCAGCAGATCGATCTTTTCCTCGAACAGCTGGTCGTAGTCCTCGAGATTGTAGCCGAAGAGCGGAAAGGACTCGATGAACGAACCACGACCCGCCATGATCTCCGTCCGCCCCTCGGAGAGAAGGTCGAGCGTTGCAAACTGTTGAAAGACGCGCACCGGATCATCGGAACTGAGCACGGTGACGGCGCTGGTAAGACGAATGTTCTTCGTCTTTACCGCAGCCGCCGCAAGCGCAACCGCCGGCGCCGATGCCGCATAGTCGGGACGGTGATGTTCGCCCAAGCCGAAGACATCGAGCCCGACCTGATCGGCAAGCTCGATCTCCTCGATCAGGTGCTTGAGGCGCTCCGCGCCCTCCGCCCCTTTGCTGCGGCTCGGATTCGGATTGACGTCAGCAAAGGTATAAAGGCCCAGTTCCATCGCTTGCATCCCGTTGAATTCGCTCTGGACATAAGGATGGGGCAGAGAAGGCGCAAATACAAATTCTAGAACGAAATCTTCGAGAATGTTGATGGGCGCGCTCGATCACGAGAGACGAAGTTTTGAATCCGATTTCAATAGCTTCCGGCCATTGCCGGAATCACCGACGAAACGGCTTCACGCAAATCGTGAAGCCGATGAGCACGGACTGACTTATGCCCGGGCAAGCAGTTCCGCGAGCTGGTCGGCGCATTTACCCCAACCTTCGTGGAAGCCCATCTTCTCATGCTCTTCCTTGTCAGCGGCCGTCCAGTGACGTGCCGTGGCGGTGTATTTCGTGCGACCATTGCCGAGGTCCTCGAGCAGGATGATCGCCACGAAGAACGGCTTCTGCGACGGCACCCAGGCGCTGGTAAAGGCGTCGGTGAAAACGATCTTCTCGTTCTCGACGATTTCCAGATAGACGCCGCGGTTCGGAAATTCCTGGCCGTCGGGGCTGCGCATGACAATCAGGTTCGAGCCGCCGGGACGCACGTCCAGCTTCGCTTCCGCGATGCTCCACGGACGCGGCACGAACCACTCCTTCATCAGGACCGGGTCGGTCCAGGCCTTGAAAATCTTCTCGCGCGGCGCATCGAATTCGCGCACGAGAAACAGTTCATGTTCGGCGTCTACGGTCATTTCAGCATTCCTCCTGTTGAGCGAAACCTGTTTTCGATCAGGTTGTTACAAGGACGTGGGAGGCGATCCGGTTCCGACAACCGCACCGTTATTTTCGGGAACTATTTCACCGCCGGCTGCGCGGCATGAGCGAGACTGTCGATCTGTTGACGAATATGGGCGGCTTCAGCGGCCGAGTGAGCGAGCGCGATGGCGCGGTCGAAGGCGGCATGTGCCTCGCGGGCGCGGCCGAGCTGTTTCAGCAGGCCGCCGCGCAGGCCGTGGTAATAGAAATAGCCATCGAGCTTTTCGCCAAGTGTTTCGACCAGCGCCAGCGCTTCTTCCGGCCCCCTGAGCTTGGAAACCGCAACGGCACGATTGAGCGTGATGACAGGCGACGCCTGGACACGCTCCAGCGCCCGATAGAGCAGCTCGATCTCTTCCCAATCCGTATCCTCGGCACGCCTGGCACGGGAATGCAGCGCCGCGATCGCCGCCTGCAGCTGATAAGGACCGGGCTGGCGATGACGGATCGCCTTGTCGAGCAGTGCTAGTGCCTCGTTGATCAGCTCTCGGTTCCACAGCGAACGATCCTGATCCTCGAGCAGCACGATGTCGTTTTCGCCATTGAAGCGGGCCTGGCGCCGCGAGATCTGTAAGAGCATCAGTGCCAGCAGCCCCATCAACTCGGGCTCGCCGGGGAAGATTCGCAGCAGAAGCCGCGCAAGCCGGATTGCCTCGTCGCTAAAGGCGCAGGCATCGTGCTTCGGATCGGCCTGGCTGTAGCCCTCGTTGAACACGAGGTAGATCATCGTGCTGACGATCGAGAGCCGCTCGGCGCGTTCCTGTGCATCCGGCGTCTCGAAGGGTACACCAGCCTTGGCAACGCGCGCCTTGGCCCGCGTGATCCGCTGCTCCATGGCGCTTTCGCCGACGAGGAAGGCCCGTGCGATCTGCTGTACTGATAGCCCCGAGACAATGCGCAGCGCCAGCGCGATCTGCTGTGTGGCCGGCAGGTCCGGATGGCAGCAGATGAAGAGCAGCCGCAGGATATCATCGCGGTAGTTGGAATCGTCGAGCCGATCGGCAATATCGCTTTCGGCATCACCGGTGTCGGAGATCAGTTCTTCATCCGGAAGCGCTTGCGTCTTCGAGCGCTTGCGCACGGCGTCGATGCCGCTGTTGCGACCAACGAAGATCAGCCATGCCGTCGGATCGCGCGGCGGCCCCTTGTCCGGCCAGGTGCGGATGGCGCGCAGGCAGGCCTCCTGGAAGGCTTCCTCCGCGATATCGAGATCGCGGAAGTATCTCAGCAGCGCGCCAAGCGCCTTCGGTCGGGCCGAAGCAAGCGTCACGTCGATCCAGGCAATGTCTGTCATGTCGAAGCGTCTCCCGGTCGGAACACGTAGAACGGCCGAATTTCATAGGACGTCGAACCCGGATTGACCGAAGACAGCTCCTTGGAGAAGGCCACCGCCTCCTCCAGAGTGTCGAAATCAACCACGTAGAAGCCGAGGAGCGCTTCCTTCGTTTCCGCGAAGGGACCGTCGAGAACGAGCGGTTCTTCCTTGCCCTTGCGCACGGTGGTCGCCGCCGTCGTCGGCATTAGCCGGCCAACCGGGCCAAGCTTGCCACGCTCTGCCAAGGGCGCCTGGACCGCGTAGAGCTTCGCCATCACGGCGTCCTCTTCCTCCTTGGTCCAGGAAAACACGGTCTCTTCATTGGCATAACAAAGGATTGCATAAAGCATCTCTTACTCCTCTTCCCTGATGACGAAGGAGTAGCGCGACATCCGACAGGACGCAGCAAAAAATTACTGCGCGTGGAACGAGATGCTGAACATGGCCGCGAAGGCGGCAAACGCAATAGAGACAGCGCGGCGTTGGCGCCGTGGCCCGATCGGCGGAAGAGCCTTAGGCGACTTGCTGACCCGATCCGACGGCTTCCTCCACCGCCAGTTCTGCCATCGCCAGCGCCGCTTCGCGCGTTTTGGCGGCTGCGACGAAGCGACCGTTGTGGCAGAAGGTTGCGCCCGCGACGCCGGAGACGGCCTCAAGATCGTGATTGGTCAGCCCTGCCCAGGCAGCAGGCAGATCGGCTCGCAGTTCGAAGCCCTCGTCGCCGCGGCGAATGCCGGTCACGCACCAGTCCTTTTCCCGCGGATGAACGACAAAGAGCAGATGATCCGCCCCCGCCTTCACGATCGCCGGGCGGAAAGGCATCCCCATCGGCAATTCGAGCACTCGCCCCTGTCCGGTGCGCGCGATCGCTTCCAGCACCAGCGTCTCGGCGCGCAATTTTGAAGCGCTCTGAGCGATCTTCGCCTCGACGAAGCTACGGGCGATGGAAACGGCGTCCTGAAACCGCCGATCGTCGGCGTCAGGGTCGGTATCGTCGAACACCGGCTTCAAGGTCTCCAGCAGAGCCGGCAACGTCAACCCCGCCAACGGGCCGGATGGGCTGAGCGCACCATTGTCGGTCAGATCGATTGGCAGCA harbors:
- a CDS encoding aminoglycoside phosphotransferase family protein codes for the protein MHSDQININAGHARDLIADQFPQFRAEEIIELDTAGTVNAIFRIGDRHAARFPLRMMDPAECARMLETETKRSAEFHKCCPSPSPQPVGVGRPGSGYPLPWLVQTWIDGQVATPTALANSSVFALDLCRLIAELRTTDLNGRTFDGQGRGGALAAHDGWMEVCFSKSRHLLDVERLRRMWSGLRELPSSGREVMSHKDLIPSNLLVEGERLVGVLDTGDFAPADPSLDLVAGWHLLDRETRAIFREALQTDDLEWRRGAAWAFVQAMGLVWYYEGTNHIMSELGRSTISRLIEDGAG
- a CDS encoding elongation factor G — protein: MRILNLGILAHVDAGKTSLTERLLFDTGAIARLGSVDDGNTQTDSLELERQRGITIAAAVVSFRIGDLAVNLIDTPGHPDFIAEVERVLRMLDAAVVVVSAVEGVQAQTRVLVRALKRLAIPFVFFINKIDRAGARYEELLTDIESKLGTRTLAMSSVRNAGSRNAVVTPVDLSRDPGLSTICEGLAAHDDALLEDYVLASDGIDSSRLRSALADQVAAGLLHPAYCGVAMTGEGIADLINAMEHMLPCRMPNIEAPLAGSVFKIERGWGGEKIAYLNLTAGTLLERGQIELPGGVGKVTRIQVFDDGALRKQGEAHAGQIVKVSGLPAARVGDRFGTAGGRPHEPQFAAPTLETRILSAKPSENGALWTALQQLSEQDPLINLRTSADASDMFLSLYGEVQKEVIQATLLHDFGVDARFEESTVIHVERPVGIGEGIEVIFKEPNPFLATVGLRIEPRPEGSGNTFALEVDVGQMPVSFYRAVEEAVSETLKAGLSGWHVIDCHVAVTALKHSSPSSTAADFRGLTPLVLATALVGAGTVICEPFERFQLEVPVAALPALHVILSKSGAAVQATGIDGSIARLEGVMPSARVQGIRQQLPGLSSGAGVMETAFDHHASLPGTRPTRARVSANPFDRSEYLSRLRQGGVGGG
- the sbmA gene encoding peptide antibiotic transporter SbmA; the protein is MFLSFFPKPKLFFISAVIWALLGVLLWYFGGSGLGAVIGLPPLPAGQEAPIGVSVFWSKPFLWFYIYYIVFVALFAGFWFTYSPHRWQMWSVLGSALIIFNTYFSVQVSVAINAWYGPFYDMIQRALARQEPIPTAADLYWGMTGFAGIAFVAITVGVLNLFFVSHYIFRWRTAMNEFYMSYWPKLRHIEGASQRVQEDTMRFSTTVESLGVNLVSSIMTLIAFLPVLFKFSSTVTELPLIGEVPHALVWAAICWSLFGTVFLAAVGIKLPGLEFRNQRVEAAYRKELVYGEDHDDRADPITVAQLFANVRRNYFRLYFHYMYFNVARIFYLQADNLFGTFVLVPSIVAGKLTLGVMSQIQNVFGQVRESFQYLVNSWTTIVELLSIYKRLRTFEAAIDGEPLPSIDQRYLEREADIIHADG
- a CDS encoding PadR family transcriptional regulator, whose product is MRGFRGGMMGGGGFRMGRKFAAGDLQLVILALLSEQPRHGYELIKLLEERSGGFYVPSPGVIYPALTYLEETGLADVETEGTKKLYSITESGRKLVEENQSMLEMTLGKLEKIGAKMAHVRRIFDPESRGSEREEDPFPDDRSEVSAARMLLKSALRLRHPWSKEEAKRIAGILERAAAEILQGGQRDVS
- the map gene encoding type I methionyl aminopeptidase; this encodes MIVENEDELLKLKEIGRICANAMQVMAAALEPGITTEELDRIGRKVLEDAGARSAPEFCYQFPGATCISVNEEVAHGIPGSRIIRPGDLVNIDVSAEKDGFFSDTGASFSVPPHKPKMEKLCRDGKRALWIGLNQIKAGEPLAKIGQAIGAFAVKNRYTLVANLASHGVGRSLHEEPGELSTWPDPSEKRMMSEGLVFTVEPFLSLGATWAEGGDDAWTLYSDPQAPTVQYEHTVVATRNGPLILTLPDGAS
- a CDS encoding LLM class flavin-dependent oxidoreductase, encoding MELGLYTFADVNPNPSRSKGAEGAERLKHLIEEIELADQVGLDVFGLGEHHRPDYAASAPAVALAAAAVKTKNIRLTSAVTVLSSDDPVRVFQQFATLDLLSEGRTEIMAGRGSFIESFPLFGYNLEDYDQLFEEKIDLLMALRSQEVVTWSGEMHAPINGRGVYPRPFQDPLPLWIAVGGTPQSVARAGAMGLPVALAIIGGEPRRFAPLFDLYREAARRAGQDAAKLKTSINVHGFIADTTDAAADQFYGPQAEVMNRIGRERGWGATTRAHFDMSRGPNGALFVGDPELVAEKIIAHHRLFKNDRFLLQMAIGLMPHAQIMRGIELYGTKVAPIVRKALTESGEGAKASA
- a CDS encoding SRPBCC family protein produces the protein MTVDAEHELFLVREFDAPREKIFKAWTDPVLMKEWFVPRPWSIAEAKLDVRPGGSNLIVMRSPDGQEFPNRGVYLEIVENEKIVFTDAFTSAWVPSQKPFFVAIILLEDLGNGRTKYTATARHWTAADKEEHEKMGFHEGWGKCADQLAELLARA